The DNA sequence CCATGCGGCTTGACTCCCTCGCGGCCCTGTTCTCCCTGATCATCCTGGGGGTCGGTGCGTTGGTTCTCCTTTATTGTTGGGGTTATTTCGATTCCAACCCCGGTCGCCTGAGCGCCTTTGGTGGCCAGCTGGTCGGTTTCGCGATGGCCATGTACGGCCTGGTCATCTCAGACAACATCCTCCTGATGTACGTCTTCTGGGAGATCACGTCGGTGCTGTCATTCCTGTTGGTCGGTTACTACGGTGAGCGTGCCTCATCAAGGCGTTCAGCTGGCCAGGCCCTGATGGTCACCACCCTGGGCGGGCTCGCCATGCTGGTGGGCATCATCCTCATCGGTGCGCAGACGGGTGTCTGGTACTTCTCCGACATCCCGGTGTATCAGGGCGACTGGGCGGAGGTGCCGTATATCTCCATCGGCGCGCTGCTCATCCTCGCCGGTGCCTTGTCCAAGTCCGCGATCGCCCCGACCCACTTCTGGTTGCCCGGAGCGATGGCCGCCCCCACACCGGTTTCTGCGTACCTGCACTCGGCGGCGATGGTGAAGGCAGGCATCTACCTGGTGGCCCGCCTTGCACCTGATTTCAACGTGGTGAGCTCCTGGTACCTGGTGATTCTGCCCCTGGGTATCGTCACCATGATCATGGGTGGCTGGATGGCACTGCGCCAGAAGGACCTCAAGCTGATCCTGGCGTACGGCACCGTGTCACAGCTCGGTTTCATCATCTCGGTGATCAGCATCGGCTCCAGGGAAGCTCTCCTTGCTGGTCTCGCCCTGACCTTTGGCCATTCCCTTTTCAAGGCCACGCTCTTCATGACGGTTGGCGCCATCGACCACACGACCGGAACCCGCGACATCACCGAGTTGTCCGGACTGGGCAGGAAACAACCCCTCATGTTCGCCCTCGCCGCGATCTCAGCGGCCTCCATGGCTGGTATTCCGCCATTGTTCGGGTTCATCGCTAAGGAAACCGCCATTGATTCTGTTCTGAATGAGTCAATGATCCAGGGCATGCCTGGCAGCCTGATGCTGAGTGGCATCGTGTTGGGTTCCATCTTCACCATGGCCTACTCCTGCTACTTCCTCTACGGGGCTTTCGCCACGAAGCGCAGCCTCTTCCCGGAGAACAACGGTGAGTCCCCGGCCGTGGCCGGTTCCCACCGTATGACCTTCGATCTCTGGATTGCTCCCCTCATCCTGACCAGCCTCACGGTCATTCTGGGTCTGATCCCGGCACCGATGTCCTCCGCGATTGTCACCCACCTGGACAACGTCGCCCCGGGTGAGGAGACGTACCTGGCCCTGTGGCACGGTTTCAACCTTCCGCTGGCACTATCCGCGCTGATCATCGTCGTCGGTTTCCTCCTCTACTGGAAGCTGCCTATTGTTCACCGACTGCAGCCGAAGACCGCAGCCTTCGGTAATGCGGACACCGCCTACGATGCGATCCTCGATTACCTACGGGTACTCTCCCTGCGTCTGACCGCCTCCACCCAGCGTGGCTCCCTGACCCTGAACATCGGTGTCATCTTCCTGGTCCTGGCCGTCGTTCCGATGGTGGCCCTGATCCTGGGTGAACGCAATGACGTCCGGATGGAACTCTGGGACAACCCGTTCCAGGGTGTGGTGGCTGTCATCATCATCCTGGTCGCCATCGTGGCCACCCAGATGCAGAACCGTTTGTCCGCACTGATCCTCATCGGTGTCACCGGTTATGGTCTGGCCGTCATCTTCGCTCTCCACGGCGCACCGGACCTCGCGCTCACACAGACCCTCGTGGAGACCGTGCTCATGGTCGTGTTCATGCTGGTTCTGCGCAAGATGCCCACCGAGGTCACCTGGAAGCCGGACCCGAAGAACGCCCGCATGCGTGGTTGGTTGGCAGCATCCGTGGGTATCTCCGTGGTGGTGTTCACCATCTTCGCCATGAATGCCCGTACCGAACAGCCGATCTCCACCTACATGCAGGATCTGGCCTATGAGGTCGGACACGGTGCCAACACGGTCAACGTGCTGCTGGTGGATATCCGTGGCTTCGATACCTTCGGTGAGATCTCTGTTCTGGTGGTTGCGGCAACCGGTATCGCCTCACTGGTCTACCGTAACCGCAGCTTCCGACGGGATTCCCGTCGTCCGACGTTGGCCACCACCGGCCGTCGTTGGCTCGCTGCTCCGGTGGACACCGAAAAGGCCCAGAACAGGTCACTGATGGTGGATGTGGCGACCCGCATCCTGTTCCCGTCGATGATCATGCTCTCTGTGTACTTCTTCTTCGTCGGTCACAATGGCCCTGGTGGCGGATTCGCCGGTGGCCTGGTGGCCGCACTGGCCTTCGCCCTGCGTTATCTGGCCGGTGGTCGTGATGAGCTGGAGGAGGCACTTCCTGTCGACCCCGGACGCATCCTCGGCATGGGCCTCATCGCCTCCGCCGCCGCGATCCTGTGGCCGATGGCTCTGGGTGAACCGCCGTTGACCTCACACATCTGGGATCTCACGCTGCCGCTCATCGGTGACATCCACATCGCCTCCGCCCTGCTCTTCGACCTGGGCGTGTACCTGATCGTCATCGGACTGATCATGCACATCCTGCACAGTCTGGGAGGTCAGTTGGACCGGGATGAGGATATGCGTAAACAACGCGCCCGCGACCGGGCACGTCGCCTGGCCCGCAGCGCACGGAGGGAGTCCACAATGGCCTCCAGCACCAGTGCGGTGCGGAGCGTGGCTGACAAACCGCGGCCACTGCCGTCGATACACAGCCAGGCCACGGACACCGGGCCGGCAACAGAACACAGCACTGATGGAACGTCGCAAAGCAACAATGGGAAGGAGCAGTAGATGGTAGCCAATCTCTTCCTGCTCCTGGCCGCGGGAGCACTCGTGGCGGCAGGTGTGTACATGCTGCTGGATCGCGCCATGACCAAGATGATCATGGGCCTGATGATGATCGGCAACGGTGCGAACCTGCTCATCCTCATCGCCGGTGGTTCTGCCGGTGCTCCCCCCATCCAGGGACGTGAGAACGAATTATATGAGGACAACATCGCCGATCCCCTGGCACAGGCGATGATCCTGACCGCGATCGTGATCTCCATGGCCATGACCGCCTTCATGCTGTCACTGGCCTACCGTCAGTACCGTTACCGCACCGAGGACTTCATTCAGGACGACACCGAGGACGTGGCCATCTCCGTGCGCCCGACCATCGCCTCAGCCGCCCCTGACCATGACGCCTCCGATGACCCAGAGACAGGACGCATGACCTCCGAAGGCGACGAGTTCGGACCGGAATCCTTCGAGCAGCCACTGAGGGGAGAAAAGGATGACTAGTGAACTCTATGACTTCCTGATCCCGTTGCTGCCCTACATGGTCCCCATGCCGGTGATTCTCCCGGCGGTGGCTGCCGCACTGACGCTGATCCTGTCCAAATATGTGCAGGCACAGCGCGCCATCACCCTGACCGTGCTCGCCTTCCTCATTGCTCTCAACGCCACCATGCTCTACCTGGTGGATATGGAAGGCATCCAGACGCTTCAGGTCGGTGGCTGGGACGCCCCGGTGGGTATCAGCCTGGTGGCTGACCGACTGTCGGTGTCCATGCTCACCGTGTCCTCCATCGTGCTCTTCGCCGTGATGGGTTATGCAATCAGCCAGGGTATCCGTGACGGTGGCAAGGATGAGCCGGTGGCGGTGTTCATGCCGTCCTACCTGCTGCTGTCGATGGGTGTGAACCTGGCGTTCCTGTCCGGCGACCTCTTCAACCTGTACGTCGGGTTCGAGGTTCTGCTGGTGGCGTCCTATGTGTTGCTCACCCTCGGTGCCTCACCTGCGCGAGTCCGATCCGGCGTGGGATATGTGATGGTGTCCATGGCATCGTCCATGGTGTTCCTCTTCGGTCTGGCCATGGTTTATGCCTCCGTGGGTACTCTCAACATGGCCCAGATCGGTCTGCGCATGGAAGACGTCCCGGACGGCACCCGCTCGGCGATCTTCGCAGTATTGTTGGTGGCCTTCGGTATCAAGGCGGCGATCTTCCCACTGGATTCCTGGTTGCCTGACTCCTACCCCACCGCACCTTCACTGGTTACTGCCGTGTTCGCCGGCCTGCTGACCAAGGTCGGTGTGTACGCCATCATCCGTGCCCGATCAGTGATATTCACCGACGGCTCCCTGGATACCCTTTTGATGTGGGTGGCGCTGGCCACCATGCTCGTGGGCATCCTCGGCGCGATGGCACAGAATGACATCAAGCGTCTGCTTTCCTTCACCCTTGTCAGCCACATCGGCTACATGATCTTCGGCGTGGCCCTGGGCACTGCCGCGGGTCTCTCCGGCGCGATCTTCTACGCTATCCACCACATTCTGGTCCAGACCACACTCTTCCTGGTCGTGGGACTGGTAGAACGACAGGCGGGTTCATCCTCCCTGCGCCGGCTCGGTTCGCTGGCCTATATCTCCCCACTCCTGGCGATCCTGTACTTCATCCCCGCCATCAACCTGGGTGGCATCCCACCATTCTCCGGTTTTCTGGGCAAGATCATTCTGCTGGAAGCGGGTGCAGAGGTCGGCGGTTGGTTGGCCTGGACCCTCATCGCCGGTGCC is a window from the Corynebacterium faecale genome containing:
- a CDS encoding Na+/H+ antiporter subunit D; this translates as MTSELYDFLIPLLPYMVPMPVILPAVAAALTLILSKYVQAQRAITLTVLAFLIALNATMLYLVDMEGIQTLQVGGWDAPVGISLVADRLSVSMLTVSSIVLFAVMGYAISQGIRDGGKDEPVAVFMPSYLLLSMGVNLAFLSGDLFNLYVGFEVLLVASYVLLTLGASPARVRSGVGYVMVSMASSMVFLFGLAMVYASVGTLNMAQIGLRMEDVPDGTRSAIFAVLLVAFGIKAAIFPLDSWLPDSYPTAPSLVTAVFAGLLTKVGVYAIIRARSVIFTDGSLDTLLMWVALATMLVGILGAMAQNDIKRLLSFTLVSHIGYMIFGVALGTAAGLSGAIFYAIHHILVQTTLFLVVGLVERQAGSSSLRRLGSLAYISPLLAILYFIPAINLGGIPPFSGFLGKIILLEAGAEVGGWLAWTLIAGAVVTSLLTLYTMVLVWSKAFWRDRKDAPDGATAIARPAPLADVQDEVSVKDRSDVGRMPFGMVASTSILVIASLMVSVLAGPLSAITGRAAESVQDVNIYRSAVLGPNFENPHRTLEMERYDANRDNLDNRLDSELSGGGSDNDRMVTGETMTNSAPAGARTPEEATS
- a CDS encoding Na+/H+ antiporter subunit A — protein: MLILFLALTAAAVLAPILIRAMGRSAFGLLAVVPGAGFIWVVWEFIRGTFDNGGELSLHYEWMPSAHLNITMRLDSLAALFSLIILGVGALVLLYCWGYFDSNPGRLSAFGGQLVGFAMAMYGLVISDNILLMYVFWEITSVLSFLLVGYYGERASSRRSAGQALMVTTLGGLAMLVGIILIGAQTGVWYFSDIPVYQGDWAEVPYISIGALLILAGALSKSAIAPTHFWLPGAMAAPTPVSAYLHSAAMVKAGIYLVARLAPDFNVVSSWYLVILPLGIVTMIMGGWMALRQKDLKLILAYGTVSQLGFIISVISIGSREALLAGLALTFGHSLFKATLFMTVGAIDHTTGTRDITELSGLGRKQPLMFALAAISAASMAGIPPLFGFIAKETAIDSVLNESMIQGMPGSLMLSGIVLGSIFTMAYSCYFLYGAFATKRSLFPENNGESPAVAGSHRMTFDLWIAPLILTSLTVILGLIPAPMSSAIVTHLDNVAPGEETYLALWHGFNLPLALSALIIVVGFLLYWKLPIVHRLQPKTAAFGNADTAYDAILDYLRVLSLRLTASTQRGSLTLNIGVIFLVLAVVPMVALILGERNDVRMELWDNPFQGVVAVIIILVAIVATQMQNRLSALILIGVTGYGLAVIFALHGAPDLALTQTLVETVLMVVFMLVLRKMPTEVTWKPDPKNARMRGWLAASVGISVVVFTIFAMNARTEQPISTYMQDLAYEVGHGANTVNVLLVDIRGFDTFGEISVLVVAATGIASLVYRNRSFRRDSRRPTLATTGRRWLAAPVDTEKAQNRSLMVDVATRILFPSMIMLSVYFFFVGHNGPGGGFAGGLVAALAFALRYLAGGRDELEEALPVDPGRILGMGLIASAAAILWPMALGEPPLTSHIWDLTLPLIGDIHIASALLFDLGVYLIVIGLIMHILHSLGGQLDRDEDMRKQRARDRARRLARSARRESTMASSTSAVRSVADKPRPLPSIHSQATDTGPATEHSTDGTSQSNNGKEQ
- a CDS encoding Na(+)/H(+) antiporter subunit C, whose protein sequence is MVANLFLLLAAGALVAAGVYMLLDRAMTKMIMGLMMIGNGANLLILIAGGSAGAPPIQGRENELYEDNIADPLAQAMILTAIVISMAMTAFMLSLAYRQYRYRTEDFIQDDTEDVAISVRPTIASAAPDHDASDDPETGRMTSEGDEFGPESFEQPLRGEKDD